The following are encoded together in the Sparus aurata chromosome 1, fSpaAur1.1, whole genome shotgun sequence genome:
- the LOC115580874 gene encoding arf-GAP with dual PH domain-containing protein 2 isoform X3 yields the protein MHRNLPAVSKVKSIRLDRWEDSLVEFMQKMGNSAARAIYEKYVPAFFYRPQQKDCNVLKDQWIRAKYERGEFTGENSHCQQAYSSDVFESMLWKKGKDNKQFLKRVFLLSRKDFTLRYFIKEDSKVPKAVISMKDLNAVFQPEKISHAHGLQISYLHDERMRNLFVYHENGQVIVSLFNAIRATRLAYLQKKHPTLHVNDLIPQITRHCLKEGYMEKTGPTQREPFKKRWFTLCSGNRKLLYFKSPLDATELGAVFIGTESHSYSVSEISGRSTRGGRWHCGITLQTPGRQFVFMCEQEQEQREWLEAITKVISQAMTPEDYAIDEANLGRGK from the exons ATGCATCGTAATCTGCCTGCTGTCAGCAAAGTCAAATCCATTCGTCTGGATCGCTGGGAGGATTCACTAGTAGAG TTCATGCAGAAGATGGGAAATTCTGCAGCCAGAGCCATTTATGAGAAGTATGTCCCTGCCTTCTTTTACCGGCCGCAACAAAAAGACTGCAA TGTTCTTAAGGACCAGTGGATCCGTGCAAAGTATGAAAGAGGAGAATTCACAGGAGAAAACAGCCACTGTCAGCAAGCCTATAGTTCTG ACGTGTTTGAGTCGATGCTATGGAAGAAGGGCAAAGACAACAAGCAGTTTCTTAAGAGGGTCTTCCTGCTGTCCCGCAAAGACTTCACCCTCAGATACTTCATCAAAGAGGAT TCCAAGGTCCCCAAAGCGGTCATCTCCATGAAGGACCTGAATGCAGTTTTCCAGCCAGAGAAGATCAGCCACGCTCACGGCCTGCAGATCTCCTACCTGCACGACGAGCGCATGAGGAATCTGTTTGTGTATCATGAGAATGGACAG GTAATTGTATCCTTGTTCAATGCTATCCGGGCAACACGCTTGGCATACCTGCAGAAGAAACATCCCACTCTTCATGTTAATGAC TTAATACCTCAGATAACAAGACATTGCCTGAAGGAGGGGTACATGGAGAAAACTGGCCCCACG caacGAGAGCCATTCAAGAAAAGGTGGTTCACACTGTGCTCAGGAAACAGAAAGCTTCTATATTTCAAATCTCCACTG GACGCCACAGAGTTGGGTGCTGTCTTCATCGGCACAGAGAGCCACAGCTACTCTGTCTCAGAGATCAGCGGCCGGAGCACGAGGGGAGGCCGATGGCACTGTGGCATCACGCTGCAGACTCCAGGCAGgcagtttgtgttcatgtgtgagcaggagcaggagcagagggAGTGGTTGGAGGCCATCACAAAGGTCATCTCTCAAGCCATGACCCCAGAGGACTACGCTA TAGACGAAGCCAACCTGGGACGGGGGAAATGA
- the LOC115580874 gene encoding arf-GAP with dual PH domain-containing protein 2 isoform X4 translates to MNSNRDCVQFMQKMGNSAARAIYEKYVPAFFYRPQQKDCNVLKDQWIRAKYERGEFTGENSHCQQAYSSDVFESMLWKKGKDNKQFLKRVFLLSRKDFTLRYFIKEDSKVPKAVISMKDLNAVFQPEKISHAHGLQISYLHDERMRNLFVYHENGQVIVSLFNAIRATRLAYLQKKHPTLHVNDLIPQITRHCLKEGYMEKTGPTQREPFKKRWFTLCSGNRKLLYFKSPLDATELGAVFIGTESHSYSVSEISGRSTRGGRWHCGITLQTPGRQFVFMCEQEQEQREWLEAITKVISQAMTPEDYAIDEANLGRGK, encoded by the exons ATGAACTCTAATCGTGATTGTGTGCAGTTCATGCAGAAGATGGGAAATTCTGCAGCCAGAGCCATTTATGAGAAGTATGTCCCTGCCTTCTTTTACCGGCCGCAACAAAAAGACTGCAA TGTTCTTAAGGACCAGTGGATCCGTGCAAAGTATGAAAGAGGAGAATTCACAGGAGAAAACAGCCACTGTCAGCAAGCCTATAGTTCTG ACGTGTTTGAGTCGATGCTATGGAAGAAGGGCAAAGACAACAAGCAGTTTCTTAAGAGGGTCTTCCTGCTGTCCCGCAAAGACTTCACCCTCAGATACTTCATCAAAGAGGAT TCCAAGGTCCCCAAAGCGGTCATCTCCATGAAGGACCTGAATGCAGTTTTCCAGCCAGAGAAGATCAGCCACGCTCACGGCCTGCAGATCTCCTACCTGCACGACGAGCGCATGAGGAATCTGTTTGTGTATCATGAGAATGGACAG GTAATTGTATCCTTGTTCAATGCTATCCGGGCAACACGCTTGGCATACCTGCAGAAGAAACATCCCACTCTTCATGTTAATGAC TTAATACCTCAGATAACAAGACATTGCCTGAAGGAGGGGTACATGGAGAAAACTGGCCCCACG caacGAGAGCCATTCAAGAAAAGGTGGTTCACACTGTGCTCAGGAAACAGAAAGCTTCTATATTTCAAATCTCCACTG GACGCCACAGAGTTGGGTGCTGTCTTCATCGGCACAGAGAGCCACAGCTACTCTGTCTCAGAGATCAGCGGCCGGAGCACGAGGGGAGGCCGATGGCACTGTGGCATCACGCTGCAGACTCCAGGCAGgcagtttgtgttcatgtgtgagcaggagcaggagcagagggAGTGGTTGGAGGCCATCACAAAGGTCATCTCTCAAGCCATGACCCCAGAGGACTACGCTA TAGACGAAGCCAACCTGGGACGGGGGAAATGA
- the LOC115580874 gene encoding arf-GAP with dual PH domain-containing protein 1 isoform X1 translates to MASLERNNKILLDLVRQPGNNLCADCGAPEPDWASYTLGVFVCLNCSGMHRNLPAVSKVKSIRLDRWEDSLVEFMQKMGNSAARAIYEKYVPAFFYRPQQKDCNVLKDQWIRAKYERGEFTGENSHCQQAYSSDVFESMLWKKGKDNKQFLKRVFLLSRKDFTLRYFIKEDSKVPKAVISMKDLNAVFQPEKISHAHGLQISYLHDERMRNLFVYHENGQVIVSLFNAIRATRLAYLQKKHPTLHVNDLIPQITRHCLKEGYMEKTGPTQREPFKKRWFTLCSGNRKLLYFKSPLDATELGAVFIGTESHSYSVSEISGRSTRGGRWHCGITLQTPGRQFVFMCEQEQEQREWLEAITKVISQAMTPEDYAIDEANLGRGK, encoded by the exons ATGGCCAGTCTCGAGAGAAACAACAAAATCCTGCTAGATTTGGTGCGACAGCCAGGTAACAACTTGTGTGCTGACTGTGGAGCTCCTG AACCTGACTGGGCCTCCTACACTCTCGGTGTCTTTGTGTGCCTGAACTGCTCAGGGATGCATCGTAATCTGCCTGCTGTCAGCAAAGTCAAATCCATTCGTCTGGATCGCTGGGAGGATTCACTAGTAGAG TTCATGCAGAAGATGGGAAATTCTGCAGCCAGAGCCATTTATGAGAAGTATGTCCCTGCCTTCTTTTACCGGCCGCAACAAAAAGACTGCAA TGTTCTTAAGGACCAGTGGATCCGTGCAAAGTATGAAAGAGGAGAATTCACAGGAGAAAACAGCCACTGTCAGCAAGCCTATAGTTCTG ACGTGTTTGAGTCGATGCTATGGAAGAAGGGCAAAGACAACAAGCAGTTTCTTAAGAGGGTCTTCCTGCTGTCCCGCAAAGACTTCACCCTCAGATACTTCATCAAAGAGGAT TCCAAGGTCCCCAAAGCGGTCATCTCCATGAAGGACCTGAATGCAGTTTTCCAGCCAGAGAAGATCAGCCACGCTCACGGCCTGCAGATCTCCTACCTGCACGACGAGCGCATGAGGAATCTGTTTGTGTATCATGAGAATGGACAG GTAATTGTATCCTTGTTCAATGCTATCCGGGCAACACGCTTGGCATACCTGCAGAAGAAACATCCCACTCTTCATGTTAATGAC TTAATACCTCAGATAACAAGACATTGCCTGAAGGAGGGGTACATGGAGAAAACTGGCCCCACG caacGAGAGCCATTCAAGAAAAGGTGGTTCACACTGTGCTCAGGAAACAGAAAGCTTCTATATTTCAAATCTCCACTG GACGCCACAGAGTTGGGTGCTGTCTTCATCGGCACAGAGAGCCACAGCTACTCTGTCTCAGAGATCAGCGGCCGGAGCACGAGGGGAGGCCGATGGCACTGTGGCATCACGCTGCAGACTCCAGGCAGgcagtttgtgttcatgtgtgagcaggagcaggagcagagggAGTGGTTGGAGGCCATCACAAAGGTCATCTCTCAAGCCATGACCCCAGAGGACTACGCTA TAGACGAAGCCAACCTGGGACGGGGGAAATGA
- the LOC115580874 gene encoding arf-GAP with dual PH domain-containing protein 1 isoform X2 produces MASLERNNKILLDLVRQPGNNLCADCGAPEPDWASYTLGVFVCLNCSGMHRNLPAVSKVKSIRLDRWEDSLVEFMQKMGNSAARAIYEKYVPAFFYRPQQKDCNVLKDQWIRAKYERGEFTGENSHCQQAYSSDVFESMLWKKGKDNKQFLKRVFLLSRKDFTLRYFIKEDSKVPKAVISMKDLNAVFQPEKISHAHGLQISYLHDERMRNLFVYHENGQVIVSLFNAIRATRLAYLQKKHPTLHVNDLIPQITRHCLKEGYMEKTGPTQREPFKKRWFTLCSGNRKLLYFKSPLDATELGAVFIGTESHSYSVSEISGRSTRGGRWHCGITLQTPGRQFVFMCEQEQEQREWLEAITKVISQAMTPEDYANEANLGRGK; encoded by the exons ATGGCCAGTCTCGAGAGAAACAACAAAATCCTGCTAGATTTGGTGCGACAGCCAGGTAACAACTTGTGTGCTGACTGTGGAGCTCCTG AACCTGACTGGGCCTCCTACACTCTCGGTGTCTTTGTGTGCCTGAACTGCTCAGGGATGCATCGTAATCTGCCTGCTGTCAGCAAAGTCAAATCCATTCGTCTGGATCGCTGGGAGGATTCACTAGTAGAG TTCATGCAGAAGATGGGAAATTCTGCAGCCAGAGCCATTTATGAGAAGTATGTCCCTGCCTTCTTTTACCGGCCGCAACAAAAAGACTGCAA TGTTCTTAAGGACCAGTGGATCCGTGCAAAGTATGAAAGAGGAGAATTCACAGGAGAAAACAGCCACTGTCAGCAAGCCTATAGTTCTG ACGTGTTTGAGTCGATGCTATGGAAGAAGGGCAAAGACAACAAGCAGTTTCTTAAGAGGGTCTTCCTGCTGTCCCGCAAAGACTTCACCCTCAGATACTTCATCAAAGAGGAT TCCAAGGTCCCCAAAGCGGTCATCTCCATGAAGGACCTGAATGCAGTTTTCCAGCCAGAGAAGATCAGCCACGCTCACGGCCTGCAGATCTCCTACCTGCACGACGAGCGCATGAGGAATCTGTTTGTGTATCATGAGAATGGACAG GTAATTGTATCCTTGTTCAATGCTATCCGGGCAACACGCTTGGCATACCTGCAGAAGAAACATCCCACTCTTCATGTTAATGAC TTAATACCTCAGATAACAAGACATTGCCTGAAGGAGGGGTACATGGAGAAAACTGGCCCCACG caacGAGAGCCATTCAAGAAAAGGTGGTTCACACTGTGCTCAGGAAACAGAAAGCTTCTATATTTCAAATCTCCACTG GACGCCACAGAGTTGGGTGCTGTCTTCATCGGCACAGAGAGCCACAGCTACTCTGTCTCAGAGATCAGCGGCCGGAGCACGAGGGGAGGCCGATGGCACTGTGGCATCACGCTGCAGACTCCAGGCAGgcagtttgtgttcatgtgtgagcaggagcaggagcagagggAGTGGTTGGAGGCCATCACAAAGGTCATCTCTCAAGCCATGACCCCAGAGGACTACGCTA ACGAAGCCAACCTGGGACGGGGGAAATGA